A genomic region of Actinomycetota bacterium contains the following coding sequences:
- a CDS encoding type II secretion system F family protein, producing MATFNYSVRDKAGKVQKGSLEGESREAVSAKLRQMGFIILELDQQSALAALGQLKIGGGAVKPKDITIFSRQFATMINAGLSLTKCLSILASQTESEALRTIIGAISKDVESGQSLSESLGRHPKTFPPIFVNMVRAGETGGVLDEVLVRLADHFESEQALKGRVKSAMTYPIAMAALVLIILVAMMVFVVPTFEQMFASMGGELPFMTQVLVDISNFVAGIGGVITAIALFVAYFSFKFWKGTTSGRFIWDSFVLKAPVFGPLTRKVALARFTRTFGTLVSAGVPILSALDIVADTAGNEVVSREVRKARSAIKEGEAIAKPLSESKVFPSMLVQMIAVGEETGALDAMLNKIADFYDEEVAAQVDSLTSLIEPLMMASLGGVVGSMVVALYMPMFQVITLVQ from the coding sequence ATGGCGACATTCAACTATTCTGTTCGCGATAAAGCCGGCAAGGTACAGAAGGGCTCCCTTGAGGGCGAAAGCCGAGAGGCCGTCAGTGCCAAGCTCAGGCAGATGGGCTTCATCATTCTCGAGCTCGATCAACAGAGTGCGCTCGCAGCACTTGGTCAGTTAAAAATTGGTGGAGGCGCAGTCAAGCCCAAGGACATCACCATCTTCTCGCGCCAGTTTGCCACGATGATTAACGCAGGACTATCCCTTACCAAGTGCCTATCAATCCTTGCTTCTCAAACCGAGAGCGAGGCTCTACGCACAATCATCGGAGCGATATCCAAGGACGTTGAATCAGGCCAGTCACTCTCTGAGTCCCTGGGCCGACACCCCAAGACTTTCCCACCTATCTTCGTGAACATGGTACGGGCCGGTGAGACAGGCGGTGTACTCGATGAGGTCCTCGTCAGGCTGGCCGATCACTTCGAGAGCGAGCAGGCGCTCAAAGGCCGCGTCAAGTCTGCCATGACCTACCCGATTGCGATGGCGGCCTTGGTGCTGATCATCCTGGTGGCGATGATGGTCTTCGTCGTACCCACTTTTGAGCAGATGTTCGCGAGTATGGGCGGGGAACTTCCGTTCATGACACAGGTGCTTGTGGACATTTCGAATTTCGTAGCGGGCATTGGGGGCGTGATCACGGCGATTGCGCTTTTTGTCGCCTATTTCAGCTTCAAGTTTTGGAAAGGGACCACGTCAGGCCGCTTCATTTGGGATTCATTCGTTCTCAAGGCTCCGGTGTTCGGTCCGCTAACCAGGAAAGTTGCTCTTGCGCGATTCACTCGAACCTTCGGAACTCTTGTGTCCGCTGGTGTGCCCATCTTGTCTGCGCTGGACATCGTGGCGGACACCGCAGGCAACGAGGTGGTTTCGAGGGAGGTGAGAAAGGCTCGCTCTGCCATCAAGGAGGGGGAAGCCATAGCTAAGCCGCTGTCAGAATCGAAGGTCTTCCCGTCGATGCTAGTGCAGATGATCGCGGTCGGCGAGGAGACCGGTGCGCTGGATGCCATGCTCAACAAGATCGCTGACTTCTATGATGAGGAGGTCGCAGCTCAGGTCGATTCACTCACCTCGCTGATCGAGCCTCTGATGATGGCATCTCTTGGCGGAGTGGTAGGCTCCATGGTGGTTGCCCTGTATATGCCGATGTTTCAGGTCATCACGTTGGTGCAGTGA
- a CDS encoding type IV pilus twitching motility protein PilT has protein sequence MYDIGELLLRVRSEGGSDLHLTVGIAPVIRIHGKLCPVDGPPLTAQDTKELVLSIMTETQRAALETEREHDFAYSLPGEARFRANAYYQRNSLGAAFRLIPKNIRTFEELGLPPVLKEMADKRRGLILVTGPTGSGKSTTLAAAIDHINRTRSEHIVTIEDPIEYLHTHIKSVVNQREVGSDTQSFMRALRHVLRQDPDVILIGEMRDLETVSSALTAAETGHLVFATLHTNDAVQTVDRIIDVFPPYQQSQVRTQLAGALQGVVSQQLLPTPDGDGRVLAVEVMVATHGVRNIIREGKAHQLCTIMQTGSQQGMVTMDSSLADMYLRGRISYDTAMHHSIDLKTFQALVSSG, from the coding sequence ATGTACGACATCGGCGAGTTGTTGCTTAGGGTTCGAAGCGAAGGGGGCTCCGATTTACACCTGACCGTCGGCATTGCTCCCGTGATTCGAATCCACGGGAAATTGTGTCCGGTGGATGGCCCTCCGCTCACGGCTCAGGATACCAAAGAGCTAGTGCTCTCCATCATGACGGAAACCCAACGGGCAGCTTTGGAGACTGAGCGCGAACACGACTTCGCGTATTCATTGCCCGGGGAGGCTCGCTTCAGGGCGAATGCGTACTACCAGAGGAACAGCCTCGGCGCAGCATTCCGGTTGATCCCCAAGAATATCCGGACCTTCGAGGAACTTGGTTTGCCGCCGGTACTCAAGGAGATGGCTGACAAGCGCCGAGGTCTGATACTTGTGACAGGCCCGACAGGATCCGGTAAATCCACGACTCTGGCAGCCGCCATCGACCATATCAACAGAACTCGATCCGAACACATCGTCACCATCGAGGATCCAATCGAGTACCTTCACACGCACATCAAGAGCGTGGTCAATCAGCGGGAGGTCGGCTCCGACACCCAGTCGTTCATGCGGGCATTGCGTCACGTACTAAGGCAAGATCCTGACGTGATCCTGATTGGTGAGATGCGCGACTTAGAGACCGTTTCATCCGCACTGACAGCTGCGGAGACCGGTCACTTGGTCTTTGCGACGCTGCACACCAATGACGCCGTCCAAACGGTGGACCGCATCATCGATGTGTTTCCGCCCTACCAACAAAGCCAGGTGCGCACTCAGTTGGCAGGAGCATTGCAGGGCGTAGTCAGCCAGCAGCTACTTCCAACTCCCGACGGGGATGGCCGAGTGCTAGCCGTAGAGGTGATGGTGGCTACACACGGGGTACGAAACATAATCAGAGAAGGCAAAGCCCACCAGTTGTGCACCATCATGCAAACAGGTTCTCAGCAAGGAATGGTAACGATGGACTCGTCTTTGGCCGATATGTATCTGAGAGGACGCATATCGTATGATACAGCCATGCATCACTCGATAGATCTCAAGACTTTTCAGGCGCTGGTCTCCAGCGGATGA
- the tadA gene encoding Flp pilus assembly complex ATPase component TadA, giving the protein MSSQGAALAESGQRLGQLLVRAGVISDKQLSDAIQVHTATGSPLGRVLVDLGYATQGAILAVMATQIGIPYIDFSQRRPDPVAVTLVPKELAQRYALMPVGISEEGELIIAMADPQNVLALDDLKIITGHEIKPAISTKDEIMAAIEEHYQVAEHTEMDTFIGTDEMDHAELDALTDVTSEAPIVKLVNFVIQKAVAERASDIHIEPQENDLRVRFRIDGVLHEIMRSPRAIQAAVISRFKIMAEMDIAESRKPQDGHCAVTISGTKIDFRVSTLPTVYGERVVLRILRKDAILLQLSDLGFLPSVLERFESSFRKPYGAILVTGPTGSGKSTSLYAAINVLNSPHRHILTAEDPVEYRLDGINQCQVSPKAGLTFARALRSFLRCSPDVILVGEIRDQETARIAIESALTGHLVLSTLHTNDAPGALTRLIEMGIEPFLVASALDCILAQRLARRLCSGCKQEYKPSEKMLLEAGYSPDNLPETLFKAKGCKKCGKTGYRGRMGVHEVLLLSEEISRLTVEEATAEKIKAVAVAEGMLTLRQDGLEKVRAGVTSVEEIVRVIV; this is encoded by the coding sequence TTGAGCAGTCAAGGGGCGGCATTGGCAGAATCGGGACAGAGACTTGGTCAGCTACTGGTAAGAGCCGGAGTCATCTCCGACAAGCAGCTCAGCGATGCGATCCAGGTCCACACAGCAACGGGTAGTCCGCTAGGTCGCGTTCTTGTGGACCTCGGTTATGCCACGCAAGGCGCAATCCTGGCCGTCATGGCGACTCAGATCGGCATCCCATACATCGACTTCTCTCAGCGCAGGCCTGATCCCGTGGCCGTCACCCTTGTTCCCAAGGAGCTCGCACAGCGGTACGCCTTGATGCCCGTCGGGATTTCCGAAGAGGGGGAGCTCATCATTGCGATGGCCGACCCCCAAAACGTCCTAGCGCTCGATGACCTGAAGATCATCACCGGCCATGAGATCAAGCCGGCGATCTCGACCAAAGATGAGATCATGGCCGCTATCGAAGAGCATTACCAAGTGGCCGAGCACACCGAGATGGACACATTCATCGGCACCGATGAGATGGACCACGCCGAACTCGACGCACTCACAGACGTCACGTCGGAAGCCCCGATAGTCAAGCTCGTCAACTTCGTCATCCAAAAAGCAGTTGCCGAGCGAGCCAGCGACATCCACATCGAGCCGCAAGAGAACGACCTTCGGGTCCGCTTCCGCATCGACGGTGTGCTCCATGAAATCATGCGAAGCCCCCGGGCAATCCAAGCCGCCGTCATCAGCCGATTCAAGATCATGGCCGAAATGGACATAGCCGAATCCCGCAAACCCCAAGACGGCCACTGCGCGGTCACCATCAGCGGGACCAAGATCGACTTTCGCGTCTCGACGCTGCCAACGGTCTACGGCGAGCGAGTCGTACTGCGTATCCTGCGCAAGGACGCAATCCTGCTGCAACTTTCGGACTTAGGCTTCTTGCCATCGGTATTGGAGCGATTCGAGTCCTCTTTCCGAAAGCCGTACGGCGCCATCCTGGTCACCGGCCCAACCGGTTCGGGTAAGTCGACCTCGCTGTACGCCGCCATCAACGTGCTCAACTCGCCACATCGCCACATCCTTACCGCCGAGGACCCGGTCGAGTACCGGCTCGACGGCATAAACCAGTGTCAGGTCTCGCCTAAGGCCGGCCTCACCTTCGCCCGCGCCCTACGCTCATTCCTGCGATGTTCGCCCGACGTCATCCTCGTGGGAGAGATCCGCGACCAGGAAACAGCGCGTATCGCTATCGAATCCGCACTCACCGGTCACCTCGTGCTCTCCACACTCCACACCAATGATGCCCCGGGCGCCCTGACGCGCCTCATCGAGATGGGCATCGAGCCGTTCCTCGTCGCATCGGCACTGGACTGCATCCTAGCTCAGAGATTAGCCCGGCGCCTCTGTTCAGGCTGCAAGCAGGAGTACAAGCCCTCGGAGAAGATGCTCCTCGAAGCGGGCTATAGCCCGGACAACCTGCCCGAGACCCTCTTCAAGGCCAAAGGCTGCAAGAAGTGCGGCAAGACGGGCTACCGAGGCCGCATGGGGGTCCACGAAGTCCTCCTCCTCTCCGAAGAAATCAGCCGACTCACTGTCGAGGAAGCAACCGCCGAGAAGATCAAGGCTGTAGCTGTCGCCGAGGGAATGTTGACCTTGCGACAAGATGGCCTCGAGAAGGTCAGGGCAGGCGTCACCTCTGTCGAAGAGATTGTGCGTGTGATAGTCTAG
- a CDS encoding ATP/GTP-binding protein — MQSVKVVVTGPFNAGKTTFIKAVSEITVLSTERQVSGISGEGSGETTVAMDFGRITIADDIVLYLFGTPGQERFSFMWETLSEGMLGFVLLVDATDDDSFEDALAMIKFFRSMSDVPFVVAANKVDPGDVEAIRAVRERLELEDSIALLPVDARDRDSVKAVLLGLLYEILNSMA, encoded by the coding sequence ATGCAGTCAGTCAAGGTGGTCGTAACCGGACCGTTCAACGCAGGAAAGACCACGTTCATCAAGGCGGTGAGCGAAATCACGGTGCTTTCCACTGAGCGCCAGGTATCCGGGATATCGGGCGAGGGGAGCGGCGAGACTACAGTCGCTATGGACTTCGGTCGGATCACGATTGCCGACGACATAGTCTTGTACCTGTTCGGCACACCCGGCCAAGAGCGATTCTCGTTCATGTGGGAGACCCTGTCTGAGGGAATGCTCGGCTTCGTCCTTCTGGTGGACGCCACCGACGATGACTCGTTCGAAGACGCGTTGGCCATGATCAAGTTCTTTCGCAGCATGTCCGACGTGCCCTTCGTGGTGGCTGCCAACAAGGTCGACCCAGGTGATGTCGAAGCGATCAGGGCGGTTCGGGAGAGACTCGAGCTCGAGGACTCCATCGCGCTGCTGCCCGTGGATGCCCGCGACAGGGATTCGGTCAAGGCGGTGTTGCTGGGCCTCCTGTACGAGATTCTGAACAGCATGGCTTGA
- a CDS encoding DUF4388 domain-containing protein has translation MALRGNLRDFSLPDVFQLITFSKKTGVLRIARSDGPLGSVWFRDGEVFFAQSNWRVELLGERLVQAGRITPPALARALEIADSTAQQGRRLGQILVDEGYITDKVLEAFVQEQIQDTIFDLMRWDEGDFDFEILPEISHEDIGIAVSIENIVMEGSRRLEEWTRIKKKIPSMEMVFKMATAPGEGTFEISLKPAEWNLLLLVDGSRSVAELASQKSRTDFEVARIMYGLYSAGLLEVADVDEVERLRAERLEQEQALLERQRAEEAARADALAAEIAAAEEARRLEEQRAREEEEQRAREEEEQRAREEEEQRAREEEEQRAREEEEQRAREEEEQRARKEEERTLLAAAQIAVAAEVQIESREPEVPEFLSGGSAQTTSQDMAALEEMMGAVLAPEPEPGPEPEPEPEPEPEPEPEPEPEPEPEPEPSTPIITGDLERDLMALGLGELPDNAGLLQPIGQEDVATAPSGDIQFLTEELLDSEEPPEVVSGDFVLIDQIEVVAAETAYDPMAIETEVSVDPTPADFSYIMDSLEESPDFDVGTPQPETESDAPALPDWSLEVDESESVDLAEDPDDTPQPRPGVISTDAFLADFSATDVDMGLSRSIGAEISALTGVGEPRRPVASVNRLPQEGQPMELHRDRAVDKALVMKIIEGLERL, from the coding sequence ATGGCTCTGCGCGGTAACCTTAGAGACTTCAGCCTTCCCGACGTCTTTCAGCTGATAACTTTCAGCAAGAAGACCGGGGTTCTACGTATAGCGCGCTCCGACGGGCCGCTGGGTTCTGTGTGGTTCAGAGACGGCGAAGTCTTCTTCGCCCAGTCCAACTGGCGCGTCGAACTGCTGGGAGAACGACTCGTTCAGGCCGGTCGCATAACTCCGCCTGCATTAGCCCGCGCCCTCGAGATCGCTGATTCGACGGCCCAGCAAGGCAGACGCCTCGGCCAGATCCTCGTTGACGAAGGCTACATCACCGACAAGGTCCTCGAAGCTTTCGTTCAAGAGCAGATTCAGGACACGATTTTCGATCTCATGAGGTGGGACGAGGGCGATTTCGACTTCGAAATCCTTCCCGAGATATCCCACGAGGACATCGGCATCGCAGTCTCCATCGAGAACATCGTGATGGAGGGGAGCCGCCGCCTCGAGGAGTGGACCCGGATCAAGAAGAAGATCCCGTCCATGGAAATGGTCTTCAAGATGGCCACAGCGCCCGGTGAGGGAACATTCGAGATTTCCCTCAAGCCCGCCGAGTGGAATCTACTGTTGCTCGTAGACGGCTCGCGTTCCGTGGCTGAACTCGCATCACAGAAGAGTAGGACCGATTTCGAGGTCGCACGCATCATGTACGGCCTGTACTCGGCTGGCCTGCTTGAAGTTGCAGATGTCGATGAGGTCGAGCGCCTCAGGGCTGAGCGACTTGAGCAAGAGCAGGCCCTTCTCGAGCGTCAAAGAGCCGAGGAAGCCGCTCGAGCAGATGCGCTTGCAGCAGAGATTGCTGCCGCCGAAGAGGCCCGCAGGCTTGAAGAACAGCGTGCTCGCGAGGAAGAAGAACAGCGTGCTCGCGAGGAAGAAGAACAGCGTGCTCGCGAGGAAGAAGAACAGCGTGCTCGCGAGGAAGAAGAACAGCGTGCTCGCGAGGAAGAAGAACAGCGTGCTCGCGAGGAAGAAGAACAGCGTGCTCGCAAGGAAGAAGAGCGGACGCTCCTTGCTGCCGCCCAGATTGCCGTCGCTGCTGAGGTTCAGATTGAATCCAGAGAGCCCGAGGTCCCAGAATTTCTGTCGGGAGGCTCGGCCCAGACCACCTCGCAGGATATGGCGGCGCTTGAGGAGATGATGGGCGCGGTACTCGCTCCCGAGCCAGAGCCCGGACCCGAGCCAGAGCCCGAACCGGAGCCCGAACCCGAACCCGAACCGGAGCCCGAGCCCGAGCCCGAACCCGAACCCGAGCCCTCTACTCCGATCATCACAGGCGACCTTGAGCGCGATCTCATGGCCCTCGGCCTCGGCGAGCTTCCGGATAATGCTGGACTACTGCAGCCTATCGGGCAGGAAGATGTCGCTACGGCGCCGTCAGGGGACATCCAGTTCTTGACCGAGGAACTGCTGGACAGCGAAGAGCCCCCCGAGGTTGTGAGCGGAGACTTCGTGCTCATCGATCAGATTGAGGTTGTGGCTGCGGAGACAGCGTATGACCCCATGGCGATCGAGACTGAGGTATCTGTCGACCCAACACCGGCGGACTTCTCGTACATCATGGACTCTCTTGAGGAGAGCCCGGACTTTGATGTGGGCACACCGCAGCCCGAAACGGAGTCGGACGCCCCGGCCTTGCCGGACTGGTCCTTGGAGGTTGACGAGTCAGAGAGCGTCGACCTTGCCGAAGACCCGGACGACACCCCACAGCCTCGACCCGGTGTAATCTCTACCGATGCGTTCCTAGCAGACTTCTCGGCAACCGATGTCGATATGGGGCTATCGCGTAGCATAGGTGCCGAAATATCGGCCTTGACCGGCGTCGGGGAGCCAAGACGCCCGGTGGCCAGTGTCAACAGACTCCCCCAGGAGGGACAGCCGATGGAGCTCCACCGTGATCGGGCCGTTGACAAGGCTTTGGTGATGAAGATCATCGAAGGCCTGGAGAGATTGTGA
- a CDS encoding roadblock/LC7 domain-containing protein, which produces MLVSPDVEAAALVSMDGFVMASALPAGMQEDRVGAMSAAILGLGERAAAELGRGHLTQVFIEGEDGYVILIAAGERAVLTALTLSKSKLGLVLYDMKTSAEEMAGILG; this is translated from the coding sequence ATGCTCGTATCGCCGGATGTCGAGGCTGCAGCACTGGTCAGCATGGACGGCTTCGTGATGGCCTCTGCGCTACCTGCTGGGATGCAGGAAGACCGAGTAGGCGCTATGTCCGCCGCCATCCTCGGCTTGGGAGAACGGGCCGCGGCGGAGCTGGGCAGGGGTCACCTCACCCAAGTGTTCATCGAGGGCGAGGACGGGTATGTCATCTTAATCGCAGCCGGTGAGCGTGCTGTTCTGACAGCTCTCACGCTGTCGAAGAGCAAGCTAGGACTGGTGTTGTACGACATGAAGACCTCGGCCGAAGAGATGGCCGGGATTCTAGGATAG